One region of Microbacterium rhizosphaerae genomic DNA includes:
- the truA gene encoding tRNA pseudouridine(38-40) synthase TruA yields the protein MRIRLDIAYDGTHFRGWARQPGLRTVQGTLEDALARILGGTPQLVVAGRTDAGVHARDQVAHLDLTDAQWERLAPRRRDPAGDTVEALAARVRGVVGAYSDVTVSRVRRAPEGFDARFSAVWRRYEYRIADDVAGYDPLERHRTTTVRGRLAAEAMDAASRSLIGLHDFAAYCKPREEATTIRTLLEFDWRRDEQGVLIANIRADAFCHSMVRALVGACVAVGEGRLDVEDVVALRDARERTSDFKVLAARGLTLVAVGYPADDLLADRAEQTRARRDSE from the coding sequence GTGCGCATCCGTCTCGACATCGCCTACGACGGAACACACTTCCGCGGATGGGCGCGCCAGCCCGGCCTCCGGACCGTTCAAGGCACCCTCGAAGACGCCCTTGCTCGCATCCTCGGCGGCACGCCCCAACTCGTGGTGGCCGGGCGCACGGACGCCGGTGTCCACGCGCGCGACCAGGTCGCTCACCTGGATCTCACCGATGCGCAGTGGGAGCGGCTCGCGCCGCGGCGGCGGGACCCGGCGGGGGATACGGTCGAGGCCCTCGCCGCGCGTGTGCGCGGAGTGGTCGGGGCGTACTCCGACGTCACGGTGTCACGCGTGAGACGCGCGCCGGAGGGGTTCGACGCGCGGTTCTCGGCGGTGTGGCGCCGGTACGAGTACCGCATCGCGGACGACGTGGCAGGCTACGACCCGCTCGAGCGGCACCGCACGACCACCGTGCGCGGCCGCCTCGCTGCGGAGGCGATGGATGCGGCATCCCGCTCACTCATCGGACTGCACGACTTCGCCGCCTACTGCAAGCCGCGCGAGGAGGCCACCACCATCCGCACCCTGCTGGAGTTCGACTGGCGGCGCGATGAGCAGGGGGTCCTCATCGCGAACATCCGTGCAGACGCCTTCTGCCACAGCATGGTCCGCGCTCTCGTGGGGGCCTGCGTCGCCGTGGGGGAGGGCCGGCTCGATGTCGAGGACGTCGTCGCCCTCCGGGATGCGCGCGAGCGGACGAGTGACTTCAAAGTCCTCGCCGCGCGCGGGCTGACGCTCGTCGCGGTCGGATACCCCGCCGACGACCTCCTCGCCGACCGAGCGGAACAGACGCGCGCGCGTCGCGACAGCGAGTAG
- the rpsI gene encoding 30S ribosomal protein S9, whose protein sequence is MADIEETTSYSTETPADVAAVAVERPVLSVPGAAVGRRKQAIARVRLIPGSGTITINGRTFEDYFPNKLHQQLVTDPFTVLNLTGAYDVIARISGGGPSGQAGALRLGIARALNEIDVENNRPTLKKAGFLSRDARVKERKKAGLKKARKAPQYSKR, encoded by the coding sequence GTGGCAGACATCGAAGAAACCACCAGCTACTCCACCGAGACCCCGGCCGACGTGGCCGCCGTCGCCGTCGAGCGCCCCGTGCTCAGCGTCCCCGGCGCCGCCGTGGGCCGCCGCAAGCAGGCCATCGCCCGCGTGCGCCTGATCCCGGGCTCGGGCACCATCACCATCAACGGCCGCACGTTCGAGGACTACTTCCCGAACAAGCTGCACCAGCAGCTGGTCACCGACCCCTTCACGGTCCTCAACCTCACCGGCGCCTACGACGTCATCGCCCGCATCTCGGGCGGCGGCCCCTCGGGCCAGGCCGGTGCGCTCCGCCTGGGCATCGCCCGCGCGCTGAACGAGATCGACGTGGAGAACAACCGCCCGACCCTGAAGAAGGCCGGCTTCCTCTCGCGCGACGCTCGCGTGAAGGAGCGCAAGAAGGCCGGTCTCAAGAAGGCCCGCAAGGCTCCTCAGTACTCGAAGCGCTGA
- the glmM gene encoding phosphoglucosamine mutase, with protein sequence MPLFGTDGVRGLANGPLTADLALTLAQATAVVLGQGRSAEARKAAGKRLTAVVARDPRISGEFLSAAVAAGLASSGVDVLDAGVLPTPATAFLIADMDVDFGVMVSASHNPAPDNGIKIFARGGVKLPDVVEARIESAMSGPKLLPTGAEVGRIRRFADAEDRYVVHLLGSLPHRLDGIHVVLDCAHGAASGVSPETFRDAGARVTVIGADPDGLNINDGVGSTHLDKLAAAVVAHGADVGIAHDGDADRCLAVDAHGKVVDGDQIMAILAVSMQERGHLKDDTLVATVMSNLGLHRAMADHGIRVEQTAVGDRYVLERMDQGGFSLGGEQSGHVIMSEYATTGDGLLTGLHLVAEMARQGKTLAELASIMTVFPQILVNVTGVDRARVDDEGVQDAVARATAELGLSGRVLLRPSGTEQLVRVMVEAADQSVADDVAHRLADVVRERISL encoded by the coding sequence ATGCCCCTCTTCGGCACGGATGGGGTGCGGGGACTGGCCAACGGCCCCCTCACCGCCGATCTCGCGCTCACCCTGGCCCAGGCGACTGCCGTCGTCCTGGGCCAGGGCCGTTCTGCGGAGGCGCGCAAGGCCGCCGGCAAGCGCCTGACCGCGGTCGTCGCCCGCGACCCGCGCATCTCGGGCGAGTTCCTCAGTGCGGCCGTGGCCGCGGGTCTGGCATCGTCGGGGGTCGACGTCCTCGACGCCGGCGTGCTCCCGACCCCCGCGACGGCATTCCTCATCGCGGACATGGACGTCGACTTCGGCGTCATGGTGTCCGCCTCGCACAACCCCGCCCCCGACAACGGCATCAAGATCTTCGCGCGCGGCGGTGTCAAGCTGCCCGACGTCGTCGAGGCGCGCATCGAGAGCGCGATGAGCGGGCCCAAGCTGCTGCCGACGGGCGCGGAGGTGGGCCGCATCCGCCGTTTCGCCGACGCCGAGGACCGATACGTCGTCCACCTGCTGGGCTCGCTGCCGCATCGGCTCGACGGCATCCACGTCGTCCTCGATTGTGCGCACGGCGCCGCGTCGGGCGTCTCTCCCGAGACGTTCCGTGACGCCGGCGCCCGCGTCACCGTCATCGGCGCGGACCCGGACGGCCTCAACATCAACGACGGCGTCGGCTCGACGCACCTCGACAAGCTCGCCGCCGCCGTGGTCGCGCACGGCGCGGACGTCGGCATCGCCCACGACGGCGACGCGGACCGCTGCCTCGCGGTCGACGCCCACGGCAAGGTCGTCGACGGCGACCAGATCATGGCGATCCTCGCGGTCTCCATGCAGGAGCGCGGCCATCTCAAGGACGACACGCTCGTGGCGACGGTGATGAGCAACCTCGGCCTGCACCGCGCGATGGCCGACCACGGCATCCGCGTCGAGCAGACCGCTGTCGGCGACCGCTACGTGCTGGAGCGCATGGACCAGGGCGGATTCTCGCTCGGCGGCGAGCAGTCCGGCCACGTCATCATGAGCGAGTACGCCACGACCGGCGACGGTCTGCTCACCGGCCTCCACCTCGTCGCCGAGATGGCGCGACAGGGCAAGACCCTCGCGGAGCTCGCGTCGATCATGACCGTGTTCCCGCAGATCCTCGTGAACGTCACGGGCGTCGACCGTGCGCGTGTGGACGACGAGGGCGTGCAGGATGCGGTCGCCCGCGCGACCGCCGAGCTCGGCCTCTCCGGCCGGGTGCTGCTGCGGCCGAGCGGCACCGAGCAGCTCGTGCGCGTCATGGTCGAGGCGGCCGACCAATCCGTCGCCGACGACGTGGCGCACCGCCTCGCCGACGTCGTGCGAGAGCGCATCTCGCTCTGA
- a CDS encoding endonuclease/exonuclease/phosphatase family protein, whose product MRVISYNLRKHRAVGELAAIVEAHAADILCLQECDTTDMPFELAGLRLADSTQRNRLGLAVYYRENSYRTLEVRSMALKKSLHDRVLKPAEERMLGVRLHDIDAGREMIVASFHAAPLTALNSLRRHQIRAALEELEELGPGLPALMVGDYNYPVFKENLGQKIREQGYELSMSDAHTYTRYRFFRGHYDFATSSGFDIKAVRTLPQGLSDHLPVLITAEVGTPPASAGAAEGSPAEESLAEESPAEQGTETDAGGG is encoded by the coding sequence ATGAGGGTGATTTCGTACAACCTCCGCAAACACCGAGCCGTGGGTGAACTCGCGGCGATCGTCGAGGCGCATGCCGCCGACATCCTGTGCCTGCAGGAGTGCGACACGACCGACATGCCGTTCGAGCTGGCGGGGCTGCGCCTGGCGGACTCCACCCAGCGCAACCGCCTCGGGCTCGCGGTGTACTACCGCGAGAACTCATACCGGACCCTCGAGGTGCGGTCGATGGCTCTCAAGAAGTCGCTGCACGACCGGGTGCTCAAGCCCGCGGAGGAGCGCATGCTCGGTGTTCGCCTGCACGATATCGACGCGGGTCGCGAGATGATCGTCGCGTCGTTCCACGCGGCACCGCTGACCGCGCTCAACTCGCTGCGGCGGCACCAGATCCGCGCCGCGCTCGAAGAGCTCGAAGAGCTCGGCCCCGGCCTGCCCGCACTCATGGTCGGCGACTACAACTACCCGGTGTTCAAGGAGAATCTCGGGCAGAAGATCCGCGAGCAGGGGTACGAGCTCAGCATGAGCGACGCCCACACGTACACGCGCTACCGGTTCTTCCGGGGCCACTACGACTTCGCGACGTCATCGGGATTCGACATCAAAGCGGTGCGCACCCTGCCGCAGGGCCTCAGCGACCATCTGCCCGTGCTCATCACGGCCGAGGTCGGGACGCCGCCGGCATCCGCGGGCGCGGCGGAGGGCAGCCCCGCCGAGGAGAGCCTCGCCGAGGAGAGCCCCGCCGAGCAGGGCACGGAGACAGACGCCGGAGGTGGGTAG
- a CDS encoding peroxidase family protein yields MTRHGSYTVDIVPPRSKYYDSGRFGRMFGSLPPFAADTPEIRAALLDIGKPGGIMDAQDDLAAGPVQLIVDPALSQHNRNSTTHVAGDTFLGQFIDHDITFDPTSSLSRAVDPEQISNFRTPSLGLDNIYGSGPNISPHLYDQHSGGIAMLLEETGTPGKNDVPRNSQGVALIGDPRDDENLIVSQLQTGMLRFHNAVLDHVRSDLGITNPGEAFTEAQRIVRWHYQWIVVHHFLTKTCGDDVVTDVLTNGRRFYSWNNEPFIPVEFSVAAYRFGHSQIRPSYRANFTGNPGGTPFFGMIFTADSLPGGDPDDLSGGCRAPRRFVDWPTFFDFGDGNVRPNKKIDTTLSTALFTLPGSVVARPDAKTNPASLAQRNLLRHLTFSLPSGQRVARAMNAPELRGSDLADLQQYGLDDRTPLWFYVLREADVAGDGERLGPVGGRIVAEVMLGLIEGDSTSYLAQDPDWQPFLPTIDPTRQHTDFQMIDLLRFAGVA; encoded by the coding sequence ATGACCCGCCACGGCTCGTACACCGTCGACATCGTTCCGCCGCGATCGAAGTACTACGACTCGGGCCGGTTCGGCCGCATGTTCGGCTCGCTGCCGCCATTCGCCGCCGACACCCCTGAGATCCGCGCCGCGCTGCTGGACATCGGCAAGCCCGGCGGAATCATGGATGCCCAGGACGACCTCGCCGCAGGGCCGGTTCAGCTCATCGTCGATCCGGCGCTGTCGCAGCACAACCGCAACAGCACGACGCACGTCGCCGGCGACACGTTCCTCGGGCAGTTCATCGACCACGACATCACGTTCGACCCGACCTCGAGCCTCTCGCGCGCGGTCGACCCCGAGCAGATCTCGAATTTCCGCACGCCGAGCCTCGGTCTGGACAACATCTACGGATCCGGGCCCAACATCTCCCCCCATCTGTACGACCAGCATTCCGGCGGCATCGCCATGCTCCTCGAAGAGACCGGCACCCCCGGGAAGAACGACGTGCCGCGCAACAGCCAGGGAGTCGCGCTCATCGGCGATCCCCGCGACGACGAGAACCTGATCGTCTCGCAGCTGCAGACCGGGATGCTGCGCTTCCACAACGCGGTCCTCGACCATGTGCGCAGCGACCTCGGGATCACGAATCCGGGCGAGGCCTTCACCGAGGCGCAGCGGATCGTCCGCTGGCACTACCAGTGGATCGTCGTGCACCACTTCCTCACCAAGACGTGCGGCGACGACGTCGTCACCGACGTCCTGACGAACGGCCGCAGGTTCTACTCGTGGAACAACGAGCCGTTCATCCCCGTGGAGTTCTCGGTCGCCGCCTACCGCTTCGGCCACAGCCAGATCCGCCCGTCCTACCGCGCGAACTTCACCGGCAACCCGGGCGGCACCCCGTTCTTCGGCATGATCTTCACCGCCGACTCGCTGCCCGGCGGCGACCCCGACGACCTGTCTGGGGGATGCCGCGCACCACGCCGCTTCGTCGACTGGCCGACGTTCTTCGACTTCGGCGACGGCAACGTCCGCCCCAACAAGAAGATCGACACGACCCTGTCGACCGCGCTGTTCACGCTGCCTGGGTCGGTGGTCGCACGGCCCGACGCCAAGACGAACCCCGCATCGCTCGCGCAGCGGAACCTGCTGCGGCATCTGACGTTCTCGCTCCCCTCGGGGCAGCGCGTGGCACGGGCCATGAACGCTCCCGAGCTGCGCGGGAGCGATCTCGCCGACCTGCAGCAGTACGGCCTCGACGACCGCACGCCGCTGTGGTTCTACGTGCTCCGCGAGGCGGACGTGGCGGGCGACGGCGAGCGGCTCGGCCCGGTCGGCGGACGCATCGTCGCGGAGGTCATGCTCGGCCTGATCGAGGGTGACAGCACGTCCTACCTCGCGCAGGATCCCGACTGGCAGCCGTTCCTGCCGACGATCGATCCCACGCGTCAGCACACCGACTTCCAGATGATCGATCTGCTGCGCTTCGCCGGGGTGGCCTGA
- the rplM gene encoding 50S ribosomal protein L13: MTRTYTPKAGETQREWLVIDATDVVLGRLASHAAALLRGKHKPTFANHIDTGDFVIIVNAGKVALTGQKLTQKMAYRHSGYPGGLKAVSYSELLEKNPVRAVEKAVRGMLPKNSLGRQQLSKLKVYAGAEHPHAAQQPKTYTFDQVAQ, translated from the coding sequence GTGACGCGCACATACACCCCGAAGGCTGGCGAGACCCAGCGCGAGTGGCTGGTCATCGATGCGACCGACGTCGTCCTCGGACGACTCGCCTCGCACGCGGCCGCCCTCCTCCGCGGCAAGCACAAGCCGACCTTCGCGAACCACATCGACACCGGTGACTTCGTCATCATCGTCAACGCCGGCAAGGTCGCGCTGACGGGACAGAAGCTCACCCAGAAGATGGCGTACCGCCACTCGGGCTACCCGGGCGGTCTCAAGGCGGTCTCCTACTCGGAACTTCTCGAGAAGAACCCCGTCCGCGCCGTGGAGAAGGCCGTGCGCGGCATGCTCCCGAAGAACAGCCTGGGCCGCCAGCAGCTCTCGAAGCTGAAGGTCTACGCCGGTGCCGAGCACCCGCACGCCGCTCAGCAGCCCAAGACGTACACCTTCGACCAGGTCGCCCAGTAA
- a CDS encoding Ppx/GppA phosphatase family protein, with translation MRLGVLDIGSNTVHLLVADVRPGGRPLATTSRRTVLRLMRFLQPDGSISDEGVRGLVDAVTQAREMADAENVDELLATATSAVREATNGDSVIAQIEKALGQPLQVLGGEAEAQYTFLAVRRWFGWSAGQIMLFDIGGGSLELASGPDELPEVAASVPLGAGRMTVQFLPVDPPGEDAVEQLRAHARSALAPAAERFRSQPRPDHVVGSSKAIRSLARLAGYPVPGWSGIERMVLPRSALGSWIPRLARIPASARQELPGITPDRTFQIVAGAIVLHEAMRALDVDELEVSPWALREGVLLRYIESMAWG, from the coding sequence GTGCGCCTCGGAGTCCTCGACATCGGCTCGAACACCGTCCACCTGCTCGTCGCCGACGTCCGCCCCGGCGGGCGGCCGCTGGCGACGACGAGCCGGCGCACCGTGCTGCGCCTCATGCGGTTCCTGCAGCCAGACGGTTCGATCAGCGACGAGGGCGTGCGCGGACTCGTGGATGCGGTCACCCAGGCCCGCGAGATGGCCGACGCCGAGAATGTCGACGAGCTCCTCGCGACGGCGACCTCCGCCGTTCGCGAGGCCACGAACGGCGACAGCGTCATCGCGCAGATCGAGAAGGCCCTGGGCCAGCCGCTGCAGGTGCTCGGCGGAGAGGCCGAAGCGCAGTACACGTTCCTCGCCGTGCGGCGGTGGTTCGGCTGGTCGGCCGGTCAGATCATGCTGTTCGACATCGGCGGAGGCTCGCTCGAGCTCGCGTCCGGTCCGGACGAGCTGCCGGAGGTGGCGGCATCCGTCCCCCTCGGCGCGGGCCGCATGACCGTCCAGTTCCTGCCCGTCGACCCGCCCGGAGAGGATGCGGTCGAGCAGCTGCGGGCCCACGCCCGCAGCGCACTGGCGCCCGCGGCAGAGAGATTCCGCTCTCAGCCGCGCCCGGATCACGTCGTCGGCTCGTCCAAGGCGATCCGCTCGCTGGCGCGCCTGGCCGGCTACCCGGTGCCCGGCTGGAGCGGCATCGAGCGCATGGTGCTCCCGCGCTCCGCGCTCGGCTCGTGGATCCCGCGCCTCGCACGGATCCCGGCATCCGCCCGCCAGGAGCTGCCCGGCATCACGCCGGACCGCACCTTCCAGATCGTCGCGGGCGCGATCGTCCTCCACGAGGCGATGCGCGCGCTCGATGTCGACGAGCTCGAGGTCTCGCCGTGGGCGCTGCGCGAGGGCGTGCTCCTGCGCTACATCGAGTCGATGGCCTGGGGCTGA
- a CDS encoding glycosyltransferase: MESPHTRARGVVVAHDYFTQRGGAERVALELAHRLGAVEVVTSVYQPDQTFGSARTYPIHELDSRIVKRFGSDPRKALPFLASAWKAHPPIEADALVCSSSGWAHGLRAAAGTRKIVYCHNPARWLYQHEDYTRGMSAAVRFALASLSPSLRRWDAAAAASADVYVANSTSVADRIYRVYGIEAQVVYPPISIDVTGSAESIPGLDGGFFLTVARPRGYKGTEVLHDAFALMPSQRLVVVGADRSQPAPDNVTALGHVSDEQLRWLYAHARALISVSHEDFGLTPIEANAFGTPALVLRAGGFLDSTHEGVSGLFIEHDTVSSVVEAVSAFPDRFDRAAIVRHAARFSPEEFGARMDAIIRGTQASAGSHHGAQHPAAA; this comes from the coding sequence TTGGAGAGCCCGCACACGCGTGCGCGCGGCGTCGTTGTCGCGCACGACTATTTCACTCAGCGCGGCGGGGCGGAGCGGGTGGCGCTCGAACTCGCGCACCGGCTGGGCGCCGTCGAGGTCGTGACGTCGGTGTACCAACCCGATCAGACATTCGGGAGTGCGCGGACCTACCCGATCCACGAGCTCGATTCCCGGATCGTCAAGCGCTTCGGCTCAGATCCCCGGAAGGCGCTCCCCTTCCTCGCCTCCGCATGGAAGGCGCATCCACCCATCGAAGCCGACGCTCTCGTGTGCAGCAGCTCGGGCTGGGCGCACGGGCTGCGGGCGGCGGCAGGCACCCGCAAGATCGTGTACTGCCACAATCCGGCACGGTGGCTTTATCAGCATGAGGACTACACGCGCGGCATGTCCGCAGCCGTGCGGTTCGCCCTCGCGTCGTTGTCGCCGTCGCTTCGCCGGTGGGATGCCGCCGCGGCCGCGAGTGCGGACGTCTATGTCGCCAACTCCACTTCTGTCGCCGACCGGATCTACCGCGTCTACGGAATCGAGGCGCAGGTGGTGTATCCGCCGATCTCCATCGACGTCACGGGGAGTGCGGAGTCGATCCCCGGGCTGGACGGCGGCTTCTTCCTCACCGTCGCTCGCCCGAGGGGATACAAGGGCACCGAGGTCCTGCACGACGCTTTCGCGCTCATGCCCTCACAACGGTTGGTCGTGGTCGGAGCCGACCGCTCGCAGCCGGCCCCCGATAACGTGACGGCGCTCGGCCACGTGTCCGACGAGCAGCTGCGATGGCTCTACGCCCACGCTCGCGCGCTCATCTCGGTCTCTCACGAGGACTTCGGCCTGACGCCGATCGAGGCGAATGCCTTCGGCACGCCGGCGCTCGTGCTCAGGGCCGGAGGATTCCTCGACTCGACCCACGAAGGCGTGTCGGGGCTGTTCATCGAGCACGATACGGTGTCGTCGGTGGTCGAGGCCGTAAGCGCGTTCCCCGACCGCTTCGATCGCGCCGCGATCGTCCGGCACGCCGCCCGGTTCTCACCCGAAGAGTTCGGTGCGCGCATGGACGCGATCATCCGCGGGACGCAGGCGTCCGCCGGATCGCACCACGGCGCGCAGCATCCTGCGGCGGCCTGA
- the coaA gene encoding type I pantothenate kinase, translating into MSADPSAGTAAAPQLYREIDRDEWARLAAGIPQPLSETEVVQIRGLGDRLDLAEVREVYLPLSRLLSLYANATKRLGADTSDFLGEPDVTTPFVVGVAGSVAVGKSTIARLLRELMSRWSDTPRVELVTTDGFLLPNAELERRGIMDRKGFPESYDRRALLDFLTAVKSGEPEVKAPVYSHVRYDIIPDAHITVRRPDVVIVEGLNVLQPPPSRNDVAVSDLFDFSVYVDADADHIAQWYVDRFLALRQSAFANPTSFFRVFAELSDDEAIERAMRFWNEINLPNLEENVLPTRHRASLVLRKGADHKVESVLLRKL; encoded by the coding sequence ATGTCCGCAGACCCCTCGGCCGGCACGGCCGCCGCCCCGCAGCTCTACCGCGAGATCGACCGCGACGAATGGGCGCGCCTCGCCGCGGGCATTCCGCAGCCGCTGAGCGAGACCGAGGTCGTGCAGATCCGCGGGCTCGGGGACCGGCTCGATCTCGCGGAGGTCCGCGAGGTCTACCTGCCGCTGAGCCGTCTGCTCAGCCTGTACGCGAATGCGACGAAGCGCCTCGGGGCGGATACGAGCGACTTCCTCGGCGAGCCCGACGTCACGACCCCGTTCGTCGTCGGCGTGGCGGGATCCGTCGCCGTCGGCAAGTCCACGATCGCGCGCCTGCTCCGCGAGCTCATGAGCCGCTGGTCCGACACCCCGCGCGTCGAGCTCGTCACGACCGACGGCTTCCTCCTGCCCAACGCCGAGCTCGAGCGCCGCGGGATCATGGACCGCAAGGGCTTCCCCGAGTCGTATGACCGCCGGGCGCTCCTGGACTTCCTCACCGCGGTGAAATCGGGTGAGCCGGAGGTGAAGGCGCCGGTCTACTCGCACGTCCGGTACGACATCATCCCCGATGCCCACATCACCGTGCGTCGCCCCGACGTCGTCATCGTCGAGGGCCTCAACGTGCTGCAGCCTCCGCCGAGCCGCAACGACGTCGCGGTGAGCGATCTGTTCGACTTCTCGGTCTACGTGGATGCCGACGCCGACCACATCGCCCAGTGGTACGTGGACCGCTTCCTCGCGCTGCGCCAGAGCGCGTTCGCCAATCCGACGTCGTTCTTCCGCGTGTTCGCGGAGCTCAGCGACGACGAGGCGATCGAGCGCGCCATGCGCTTCTGGAACGAGATCAACCTCCCGAACCTCGAGGAGAACGTGCTTCCCACGAGGCACCGGGCGTCGCTGGTGCTGCGCAAGGGAGCGGACCACAAGGTGGAGAGCGTCCTGCTCCGCAAGCTGTGA